A part of Myxococcus landrumus genomic DNA contains:
- a CDS encoding alpha/beta fold hydrolase, translated as MIQATGTHLFTSLLPLEEGELLRNPLVAWAAYGEPCDGKAVVLLHDLSHSHHAVGPVEDSAYQSSGWARELVGPGLPLDPDIMPVIVPGLLGSPFGSTSPATVDLATGERLGLSLPPLTVLDMARGVSALLRARGLNHVRALVGVGLGAQVALRLAALFPDLSDAVVAIGAARALPEGVREKLGLAWQLLRADPDFREGLYEPDAMPRKTMRRLRLDFQKLLYGREYLSRRHADSEAVRTALEAEAESFSETFDASSWATLCSAYAGCDVADCFAQIRARVLLVAGNSDVLAPVNRVRDTYHLLSAAGVSARMVELPGPGDHGALLTDSERLRAPLGDFLRRVG; from the coding sequence GTGATCCAGGCCACCGGCACCCACCTGTTCACCTCACTCCTCCCTCTGGAGGAGGGCGAGCTCCTTCGCAACCCCCTGGTGGCCTGGGCGGCCTACGGAGAACCGTGCGACGGCAAAGCAGTGGTGTTGCTGCACGACCTGTCGCATTCGCACCACGCAGTAGGGCCTGTGGAGGACTCCGCGTATCAGTCCTCTGGCTGGGCCCGTGAGCTGGTGGGGCCGGGGTTGCCGTTGGACCCCGACATCATGCCGGTCATCGTCCCCGGGTTGCTGGGCAGCCCGTTCGGCAGCACGTCTCCGGCGACGGTGGACCTGGCCACGGGTGAGCGGCTGGGCCTGAGCCTGCCTCCGCTCACGGTGCTCGACATGGCGCGAGGCGTGTCCGCGCTCTTGAGGGCCCGGGGGCTCAACCACGTGCGAGCCCTGGTGGGCGTGGGGCTGGGCGCGCAGGTGGCACTGCGGCTCGCGGCCCTCTTCCCCGACCTGTCGGACGCGGTGGTGGCCATCGGCGCGGCGCGCGCGCTGCCGGAGGGCGTGCGCGAAAAGCTGGGCCTGGCGTGGCAACTGCTGCGCGCCGACCCGGACTTTCGCGAGGGGCTCTACGAACCCGACGCCATGCCTCGCAAGACGATGCGGCGGCTGCGACTGGACTTCCAGAAGCTGCTGTATGGGCGCGAGTACCTGTCACGGCGTCACGCGGACTCAGAGGCGGTCCGCACCGCGCTCGAGGCGGAGGCCGAGTCCTTCTCGGAGACCTTCGATGCCTCCTCGTGGGCGACGCTGTGCTCGGCCTACGCGGGCTGCGATGTGGCGGATTGCTTCGCGCAGATTCGCGCGCGGGTGCTGCTGGTGGCGGGCAACTCGGACGTGCTGGCCCCGGTGAACCGGGTGCGGGACACGTACCACCTGCTCAGTGCCGCGGGCGTGAGCGCTCGGATGGTGGAGCTTCCCGGGCCCGGAGACCACGGCGCGCTGCTGACGGATTCGGAGCGACTGCGGGCGCCGCTGGGAGACTTCCTGCGGCGCGTGGGCTGA
- the udk gene encoding uridine kinase: MTSSPLVIGIAGGTASGKTTVARKVREALADCRVAFIDQDSYYRDLKDLPIADRREVNFDHPDAFDIELLVRHLRELKAGRPIQKPVYDFVTSSRQPRTMGVDPGDIILIEGILVLHMKEVRDEMDVKIYVDADDDLRILRRLTRDIKDRGRDFDHVVSQYLRHVRPMHMGFVEPSKHFADIIIPHGGNNEIAISMLVGALRGKLSAPQPRE, encoded by the coding sequence ATGACGTCGTCACCCCTCGTTATCGGAATCGCGGGTGGCACCGCGTCCGGCAAGACCACCGTCGCCCGAAAGGTCCGTGAGGCACTTGCCGATTGCCGCGTGGCCTTCATTGATCAGGACTCGTACTACCGGGACCTGAAGGACCTGCCGATTGCCGACCGCCGGGAGGTCAACTTCGACCATCCCGATGCGTTCGACATTGAGTTGCTGGTGCGACACCTCCGCGAGTTGAAGGCGGGACGTCCCATCCAGAAGCCGGTCTACGACTTCGTCACCTCGTCGCGTCAGCCCCGCACCATGGGCGTGGACCCGGGTGACATCATCCTCATCGAGGGCATCCTCGTCCTTCACATGAAGGAAGTGCGCGATGAGATGGACGTGAAGATCTACGTCGACGCGGACGACGACCTGCGAATCCTCCGGCGCCTCACCCGAGACATCAAGGACCGGGGCCGCGACTTCGACCACGTCGTCAGCCAGTACCTGCGCCACGTGCGCCCCATGCACATGGGCTTCGTGGAGCCGTCCAAGCACTTCGCGGACATCATCATCCCGCACGGTGGCAACAACGAGATTGCCATCAGCATGCTGGTGGGCGCGCTGCGCGGGAAGCTCTCCGCGCCGCAGCCTCGCGAGTAG